Sequence from the Prunus persica cultivar Lovell chromosome G5, Prunus_persica_NCBIv2, whole genome shotgun sequence genome:
attttcattagaTCAAATGCTGCCATTTGTAGCTATCAGAAGGTGGTCACTTTGAATGCCCTGCTCACGCGTGATGTTCAAAAAGCTATGAGATAGAGCGCAATACCATTATATTCTATGTTAATCTCCcaccaaaaaattgaaaacaaaattgcatGTCGACCTTATTTGTTACACATGTCATGACTTGAACTCCTATACCTTTTGACATATTTCCGCAGTAGTGGGTTTGACGTATCATAAAAATATTACGAATAATGTTACATCTatcatatttataaatatataattatattgattatcttttttatttaaaggcGGATGAAAGAATCGCTTATAAGGGagtttcactcttttttttccacttCTATGAAAGGAGAAATGTTATGTTGTACATGTATGAAAGCAAATTATAAAGTTTCAAAATTCCAACTATTATGACGgtttttcattcattcatttatttttgatCTCACTTCGGGCCTTGATTACGGTTAATAAATCACACATTCTTATGCAGTGTTAAGCCATGTCATTAATTCATAActtaaatttatgaaaaattttGAGACTTCAGCATTACTTTTGTGAAAGATGTAATCAGCAACATAGTCAACAAACGTGATACAAAAACATTTCATCGAAAAGCTACATGGAATATTGTTAGGGTTTGGCGGTTGTATCCGCATGAAAGTACTGCCAAGCCAGCCAAAGAGCGGAGGGATACCAAGAGAAACGGCTAAAAGCAATAGGAAGAAAGTGATAAATTGAAAAAGGAAGGGGCTGAGCGAAAGGTCACGTGGAAGAGGAGCCTAAGGAAGTAACCTTTCTCAATGTGTAACGTAAGCGTGTTGCACAATAGTTAAAAAGACCGACTCACTATTGTTGAGTTGGCACTCAGATATGTGCCGATTGTTGGGTCATGGGTGCATGGCTTTTTTGTGCTGCAGCCACCTACTGCTAAACGCTAAATAAAGTAATCATCACTAATCTCATTTCATGCAACAAACAGCCCAAACTTCTCTCTATAAATACGAAGGACTCTTTGTGTTTAGTCTCTCGTGGCAAATACTTGCAAATACACAGAGCAAGAGAAATCATACAGCTCTATAGCTTCCTAgtttatttctctttctttgagTTTCAATATctccagagagagaaagagagggggaGAGGCTAGCTAGCTACCATGACTTCATCAAGTGCTCACAGTCCTTTGGTTATTGCCTTTGGCATTCTAGGTACAAATTTATCAACACTATTTTCTTCTGCTAGTTTATAGTTTATTTTGAATGAGGAACTGAATTTTCTTCTTACTTTTGTCAATCTGATCAGGTAACGTTGTCTCGTTCGTGGTTTTTCTAGCTCCAGCGTAAGttctattctttttcttcaagatTTTTCAAGAGATATGCAATGAGGGTAGCTAGAACCGGATTAATTAATCGCTGTTAATGTGTTAAATCTTGCAGGCCGACGTTTTGGAGGATATTTAAGAAGAAATCAACAGAAGGGTTTCAATCAGTTCCATATGTGTTTGCACTATTCAGTGCAATGATTTGGATATACTATGCATTTCTCAAGTCTGATGAGTTCCTTCTCATCACCATCAATGCCTTTGGTTGTATCATTGAGACCATTTACATCTCAATGTACATTACTTATGCACCTAAGCAAGCTAGGGTGAGTTATTagtcccttctctctctctctctctctctctctctctctctctctctctctctctctctctctctctctctctctctcttaattaAAGGTGATTAATTATTACTAATTGATGATAATTATTGGGGTGCAGGTGTTTGCTTTGAGGCTGCTTCTTCTGGTGaattttggtgggttttgctTGATTCTTCTTCTGTCTCACTTCTTGGCACAAGGGCCCACCCGCGTTGAAGTTCTTGGATGGGTTTGTGTAGCTTTCTCTGTCAGTGTCTTTGCAGCACCTCTAAGCATCATGGTAATTACTTCATTAGTTGCactattaatatttaattaatatttatgatCGATCTCAATCTATATCttgattttatttgtgtttgtgtAGAGGGTGGTTATCCGAACCAAGAGCGTCGAGTTCATGCCTTTTTCTTTATCCTTCTTCCTCACCCTCAGTGCTGTTATGTGGCTCTTCTATGGTTTGCTCCTCAAGGATCTCTACGTTGCGGTAAGTcactttattttgttaatatatttatttatttatacataataaatcttttatttatcatttctcttgttatttttgtttaattattgaCAAAGGTGCGTACGGGCTGTCCTTAATTGTGGaatacctttttcttttgctcattttttaattaaaaaatcaggtgattatatatatttatagatgCTACCATGCATATGTAACACTGATCACATCAACCTTTAATTATATTGTGGCAAACCAAAAAGCATGCCGCAGATAGCCTTCTATAAAGGTTAAAAAGCTAATtagatattattattatttaattataatccATATGCTGATTATAAGGAAATGGAAATCTACCAAAACATTTGTTACACAAACACTATCCTTTAATGGATCAATCAAAGCAACCACTCCGAAAAAATATCATTATTGGTAAAACCCGGTCTTAACCTTTTTAAAATGGGTTACAAGATGCATACCAAaagtctcaagttcgaactcCCGTGCGTGTGTATGAGAAATCTCTATCCTTTAAAGTTTAGACTATATCgtttgtaataaaataaaatacaaagaagGCTACAAGATTATTATTCACAATAGGTGACTTCTTCTTATGGGccattaattttaattaattccaTTATCTTCTTTTGCAGTGCCCAAACATACTTGGATTCACCTTCGGTGTGGCTCAGATGATACTCTACGCAATCTACAGGAACAAGAAGACAGTTCTTGTGGAGGACCAGAAGCTCCCAGAGCACAAGGGTGATGTTGTGAAGCAGATCCAAATTTTGAGTACAACTCCTGAGGTGGAGATACAAGTACAAGCAGTAGCTGTAAGCTCCCATGTCAATACTGAGAATGAAAATTGTGAGCAAACAAAGGATCAATATGTGCATCCTCAAACATGTAACACTGAGAAAATCCTCGGACCCTCTATGCCAAGCCAAATGGTTACATGCGAAGTTTGAACTCTTTTCCGCTACGTGACTTCTCCTGCGCTTGTGTACTTGAGCTCTCTAATATCGTACATGTTATGTAACATATTGGATGGTGTACATATGTACCCTTTCGTTTTTCCAGATGTTTAAATTCCTTAAATTATGTAAGCCGCATGAGGCTGGTTCATAGACTATATAGCCTCTTGCCCTGGTACGTATATAATTACTGACACCTCGGAGGGCATAATGGTCTTGAACAGTACTTAATTATGTATGTATCTTTcttttaatgaaataaaatttggtgtttgtgaaAGTGTGTCATGATTTGATGCATTCACCCAAACCCAGACCAATCAAAGTTGCATATCAATGACTGTCTTTAGTTTCCGCTGTTAAATGAATCGATTTCATCTGTCTTGTGTTCATATCTCAAAAGCAGAATTGCATATATAATAGAGGCAGCACTAAGTGATTAGGTAAGAGTTTGTTTTTTAGCATAGTCATGCCACTTCTAGAGTTATGATTAGGAGAGGATGGTGATAGTGTCTTTGCCACGTTTGCGTGTGTGTTGAATAATCTTCCATTGACGacaaatatattacaataTGACATATTTCCTTGCATTACGtaagagaaaataataaacaatcAGTTTACaatcataaacaaaaattaattaaataatacatcACCGAATCTCACATATGATTGTAAACTATTACAATAATTATCGTATACACCACACATTTTTTGTACGTGTGTACCacctttttaattaaataatacatgaCCGAATAGCACAGTCAAAATAATAATGGGTTTTCTGTCTTACGAGAGTGAATGTGAGAGaagttttaattatatatacaattaCCACATTGACCACACTCTTTCGTACGGCACAAAACCCATCTTTGTCTTGAATGTGCTTTTGAAAGATTAATCTAAGAGCAAATATAATTAGTGATTTAAAGggttatctttttctttttctaggaTCAAAATGAGAACTTTCATTCATAAAGAAGCAACATCAACGCAACCAGAACTCCTAACTTCTCTAGGTGCTAAAGTATAAATAAGACAAGGAAACGAGACAACatcaatatataaattaacttttttttaatatcgaCTGCatgataaattattattattggatATTTGAAATAAGACAAGGAAATGTAGAGCCTTCCCTAGTacaatcataaaaaataagtaagatAACAttactttgttttttatacaagATTATGAACTTACTTCAATCTCTACAAAAATCGttatccaaaattttaaaattttcagatcaTAGTGTTGAAGGATATTTTGGTAGTgggatattttgttttggttttattaaTGCTTCAGTGTCTGGGGAATCGCTCGTGGACGTTTATTATTGGTCTCAAGAGTAACGACGAATTTAATGGGCAATCTTTGAAATCTCAAACCAATACACTTTTTCATGTCAATGTACATTACTTTTCTAAGCAAACCAGTAGGTTACCTAATTCGTGGGATTGGATCGAATTCTAGGTGGTCACTTTGAGCCCCGTTTCTACTATTGATTTTTGGGGGGATTTTGCTTAACTTTGTATTTAAATATGAAGTAGGTTTGAAGTCACTTTAGACGTAGCtagaattattttaattataatttgacTAAAAAATAAGAGTTCAACGAAAATGCTCTTAACAAAAGGGCGAGCCAATTAATGTCTGAATTCTTTATTGTATGAAGTAAAATTTTGTGTTCATGGAAAAGTGGCATAGAATTAATTAAGCTAACAAATCTCCTTAACCAACCCCAAGGTCATCAAAAATATCGTTCAGATTAtcatttctttgttgttgttgtcctCATCCTCGTCATCATCATTATTATTCGAATCCCGTTCTCCTTCATTCAAAATAACGACAATACAAATCCAAATATTAtataagcaaataaaaaataaaaaataaaggacaTTAGGACTTCAAAGCTCTTCTAATCAAACGGCGGAGTCATGAattttcataaatatatatttttcaattaaagaGCTAATGAAATGAGGTagacaattattatttattttttaagatgGAGTGGGCTAATTTTCACTCAATATGATGAACTTTCTAAAAATTAGCAttaaattcctttttttttttagttaaaaaaaattgac
This genomic interval carries:
- the LOC18776013 gene encoding bidirectional sugar transporter N3, which gives rise to MTSSSAHSPLVIAFGILGNVVSFVVFLAPAPTFWRIFKKKSTEGFQSVPYVFALFSAMIWIYYAFLKSDEFLLITINAFGCIIETIYISMYITYAPKQARVFALRLLLLVNFGGFCLILLLSHFLAQGPTRVEVLGWVCVAFSVSVFAAPLSIMRVVIRTKSVEFMPFSLSFFLTLSAVMWLFYGLLLKDLYVACPNILGFTFGVAQMILYAIYRNKKTVLVEDQKLPEHKGDVVKQIQILSTTPEVEIQVQAVAVSSHVNTENENCEQTKDQYVHPQTCNTEKILGPSMPSQMVTCEV